The Acinetobacter wuhouensis genome includes the window GAATACACCTGATGATTTGATGTATTTGAGGGAATAACTATGGCATGTGAAGGTTGTGAACAACGCAGACAAAAACTAAAGGCAATGTATGACAACTCAAAAGAATCCATCACAAAAGCAATTGCTCGACTTACTAACCGAGATCGTAAAGCAGAATAATCAAGTGTTGCAGCAGAACAGTCAGCTTATTCAGATGCTGGTAACACAGAGCAGTCAGATACAGGAGCTGTTGCTCCAGTTAAATCCCGACGAGGACGAGCCAAGCCAACATGAGTACCTTGATTCATGAAACTCCCGAGACTCCAAACCAAATTGCAGGCAATGACACCGAAGGCAAATAGGTGGTGATATGAGCAACACTCCATCATGGCGCAGCGACAAGCGAACATCAAGCGAACGTGGATATAACTCAAGATGGCGCAAGGCCAGAGAGTCGTATCTAAGGTCACATCCTTTGTGTGTCATGTGTGAAGAACAAAATAAGATTGTGGTTGCAACCGTAGTCAATCACATCATTCCGCATAAGGGTGATCAGTCTTTGTTTTGGGATAAGAGCAACTGGCAAGCGGTGTGCAAATTACATCATGACTCCACCATTCAGAGACAAGAAAAGCGTGAAGTAATCATTGGTTGTGATGAGCGTGGTATTCCGCTTGATCCTAATCATCACTGGAATAAATAGAACAAAATCAATTAGATGGTGGGGGATGGGTATTCTTCAGGAGTTTTGCCTTTAGGAACCGCCCCCGAAACTCACTTTTAGTTCTATTGGGATTTTAAAGGCTGGAACACATGGCGGGAAGAAAGCGGTCAGACAGCACTCATGTCAAAACGCAATTAGTAGATGATCAGGATATTGCACCACCAGGACACGTTCAACTTCGAGATATTGACATGCCGTTTTGGTATGCACTTGTGCGCGCGCGCGTAAAGGAAAGTTGGAACACGGTAGACCTGCAACATGCAGCAAACCTAGCTCGCTGTCAGGCAGACATTGAGCGCATCCAGCAAGAGATTCTTGAGGAGGGTGACACGCTAACCAATGATCGTGGGACGGTTGTTCTAAACCCTAAGCATTCGCTACTGGAAACGC containing:
- a CDS encoding HNH endonuclease signature motif containing protein; this translates as MSNTPSWRSDKRTSSERGYNSRWRKARESYLRSHPLCVMCEEQNKIVVATVVNHIIPHKGDQSLFWDKSNWQAVCKLHHDSTIQRQEKREVIIGCDERGIPLDPNHHWNK
- a CDS encoding TerS protein — its product is MAGRKRSDSTHVKTQLVDDQDIAPPGHVQLRDIDMPFWYALVRARVKESWNTVDLQHAANLARCQADIERIQQEILEEGDTLTNDRGTVVLNPKHSLLETLSRRSIALSKHIQVHAVATVGESDKQRGKNSAAAKGRQTAEKTKESDDLLARPS